One region of Streptococcus parasanguinis genomic DNA includes:
- a CDS encoding alpha/beta fold hydrolase gives MSSTKVKTLYFNEKSKDYVTFGKGKQPLVIIPGLGDGLQTVKGKAQLFSLSYRLLAKRYKIYVFSRINELRQGYTTRDMAADVAEAMETLNLDTAYVMGISQGGMIAQWLVADFPEKVQKLILAVTTAKPSQLARERIEHWQKLSQSGNFKHLMLDIAKHSYTQKSYQKWRLLYNIMGCLGRIKDEKRIAIQSQSCLTHDSLEVLKEIQCPTLVLGALEDDVIGVDGSKELAKAISSCQLLILKHSGHALYEENKAFQEAVCEFLN, from the coding sequence ATGTCTTCAACAAAAGTGAAAACCTTATATTTTAACGAAAAGAGCAAGGACTATGTAACATTTGGTAAAGGTAAACAGCCATTAGTGATCATACCAGGCTTGGGGGATGGGTTACAGACCGTTAAAGGAAAGGCACAACTCTTTTCTCTCTCGTATCGTCTACTTGCTAAGCGATATAAGATCTATGTTTTTTCTCGAATCAATGAGTTGAGACAGGGCTATACGACGCGGGATATGGCAGCAGATGTAGCAGAAGCAATGGAGACACTAAACCTAGATACCGCTTATGTTATGGGGATTTCACAAGGTGGAATGATTGCCCAATGGTTGGTGGCGGATTTCCCTGAAAAGGTTCAAAAGCTCATTTTAGCCGTGACCACTGCAAAACCTAGTCAACTTGCTAGAGAACGAATTGAGCATTGGCAAAAACTTAGTCAATCTGGAAATTTTAAGCATCTCATGCTGGATATTGCAAAGCATTCCTATACGCAAAAGAGTTATCAAAAGTGGCGGTTGCTTTATAATATTATGGGTTGCTTGGGACGAATCAAAGATGAGAAACGAATTGCCATTCAGTCTCAGTCTTGCCTTACTCATGATAGCCTTGAGGTCTTAAAAGAAATTCAATGTCCGACTTTGGTTCTTGGTGCGCTTGAAGATGATGTGATTGGTGTGGACGGATCTAAGGAACTAGCAAAAGCGATTTCGAGCTGTCAGCTCCTTATTCTTAAGCATTCTGGGCATGCTCTTTATGAAGAAAATAAAGCATTTCAAGAGGCCGTCTGTGAATTCTTAAACTAA
- a CDS encoding DUF2130 domain-containing protein: MNEIKCPNCGEVFTVNESQYSELLSQVRTAEFDKEIHERIRQELALAEQKALNEQQEKLAKKDQEIAQLQNQIQQFDTEKELAKKEVEQTASQSLLEKEKEVQALENQLATLRLEHENQLQKTLSNLEKERDQVQNQLLLQEKENELSLASVKQNYEAQLKAANEQVEFYKNFKAQQSTKAIGESLEQYAESEFNKVRSFAFPNAYFEKDNKVSARGSKGDFIFRECDENGVEIISIMFEMKNEADGTEKKHKNADFYKELDKDRREKNCEYAVLVTMLEADNDYFNTGIVDVSHEYEKMYVVRPQFFIQIIGLLRNAALNSLKYKQELALVREQNIDITHFEEDLDAFKVAFAKNYNSASVNFGKAIDEIDKAIKRMEEVKKFLTTSENQLRLANNKLDDVSVKKLTRKNPTMKAKFDALKEE; this comes from the coding sequence ATGAACGAAATCAAGTGCCCCAACTGTGGGGAAGTCTTTACAGTCAATGAAAGTCAATACAGCGAACTCTTGTCACAGGTACGGACAGCAGAGTTTGACAAGGAAATTCATGAGCGAATTCGGCAAGAGTTGGCTTTGGCTGAGCAAAAGGCCCTTAATGAGCAACAAGAGAAGTTAGCCAAGAAGGATCAAGAAATTGCCCAGTTACAAAACCAGATTCAACAGTTTGATACTGAAAAAGAATTGGCTAAAAAAGAGGTGGAGCAAACCGCTAGCCAAAGCTTGCTAGAGAAAGAAAAAGAAGTGCAAGCGCTGGAAAATCAATTGGCCACCTTGCGCTTGGAGCATGAGAACCAACTGCAAAAGACGCTTTCTAATTTGGAGAAGGAGCGTGATCAGGTACAAAACCAATTGCTCCTTCAAGAGAAGGAAAATGAACTGTCCCTAGCTTCTGTTAAACAAAATTATGAAGCCCAGCTAAAGGCGGCCAATGAACAGGTCGAGTTCTACAAGAATTTCAAGGCCCAACAATCTACAAAAGCTATCGGTGAAAGTCTGGAGCAGTATGCGGAAAGTGAATTCAACAAGGTTCGCAGTTTTGCCTTCCCAAATGCCTATTTTGAAAAGGACAACAAGGTCTCTGCACGTGGGTCTAAAGGTGACTTTATCTTCCGCGAGTGTGATGAAAATGGAGTGGAGATTATCTCCATCATGTTTGAGATGAAGAATGAAGCCGACGGGACCGAGAAGAAGCATAAGAATGCGGATTTCTACAAGGAATTGGACAAGGACCGTCGAGAAAAGAACTGTGAATATGCGGTTTTGGTGACCATGCTTGAGGCAGATAATGACTACTTCAACACAGGGATTGTCGATGTTAGCCACGAGTATGAGAAGATGTATGTGGTGCGTCCTCAGTTCTTTATCCAGATCATTGGGCTCCTGCGTAATGCGGCCCTCAATTCCCTCAAATACAAGCAGGAATTGGCGCTTGTTCGTGAACAAAATATCGACATCACCCACTTTGAAGAAGACCTGGATGCTTTCAAAGTTGCCTTTGCTAAGAACTACAACTCAGCTTCCGTCAACTTCGGTAAGGCCATCGATGAAATTGACAAGGCTATTAAACGGATGGAAGAAGTTAAGAAGTTCTTGACTACATCAGAAAATCAACTTCGTCTTGCTAACAACAAGTTGGATGATGTTTCCGTTAAAAAATTGACACGGAAAAATCCAACCATGAAGGCTAAGTTTGATGCCTTGAAGGAAGAATAG
- a CDS encoding GNAT family N-acetyltransferase: MQIRKATMKDAEALLSLYEDLGYPTTASKLSRRLEMILSQPHYGCLLAERNGEILGFLGYAKLFFFEADGSYYRILALSVAKETRRQGIASRLIDELKKQAVKEGVEALALNSGLTAERNAAHQFYQAVGFEKVTAGFALHLKTQPK; the protein is encoded by the coding sequence ATGCAGATACGAAAAGCAACCATGAAAGATGCTGAAGCCCTACTGTCTCTATACGAAGACTTGGGCTATCCAACGACCGCTTCTAAGCTGTCTCGACGTTTAGAAATGATTCTTTCTCAGCCGCATTATGGCTGTCTTTTAGCTGAAAGAAACGGAGAAATTTTAGGTTTCTTAGGTTATGCAAAGCTCTTCTTTTTTGAAGCAGATGGATCTTACTATCGTATTTTAGCTTTGTCAGTTGCAAAAGAAACAAGACGACAAGGAATTGCTAGTAGGCTAATCGATGAATTGAAAAAACAAGCGGTAAAAGAAGGAGTTGAGGCACTGGCTCTAAATAGTGGATTAACCGCTGAACGAAATGCTGCACATCAGTTTTATCAGGCAGTTGGATTTGAAAAAGTGACTGCTGGCTTTGCCTTGCATTTAAAAACTCAACCTAAATAA